Within Claveliimonas bilis, the genomic segment AAGATTATAATAAAAATTACAGTAGTTATATTAATTATTTTTTCAGGCTTTTATTCTGGACCTATGGGGGATTATACAACATATAAAGCCTATTTTGAGAATATCACTAATTCCCATTTGACTAATTTTCAGGATAATAGATTTGAATACTTATATGAGCTTATAAATGTAATTATACATTGGTTTACTACTAAATACTATATTTTAAGGCTTGTAATGGCCTTAATTGTGATGGGTCTTTGGTACAAAATTTATACATATTGGCAAGACGAAAACAATAAAAGATATGCACTTACTACTCTATTTATATTATGGTCACTGAATTTTGGAAACATATTTATTATTAGAAGTACAGTAGCGGTTTCTATATGTGTATATAGTATTAGATATATAGAGGGAAAAAATCTAAAAAAATTTCTCTTATCGGTGATTATCGCGATGGGATTTCATACTATGAGTATAATATGGGCGGGAGCATATTTTATATTTAGAAAATCTGCATGGAAAAAATTTTATTATATAATATTGGGACTAGTAGTATTATTCTCTAATTATATGGCAAAGTTTGTTCTTGAAATTGCCTCATATTTAGGGGAGAGAATTTATAATAGTATTTACAGTTATATTATGTATGGAGCTAATCAAACTTTTTCTGTGACATATGACAATAGGTTTACTACATTTAAGGCACTCTTAAATATAGTGTTCTTATTAATTCTTTTTATATATGTAGTACGAAGAAAAGAAAAAATGTGTACTTTGCAAAATGAAGACAGGTATTTAAATCTTTATTTAATCGGTTCAATTGTTTATGTAATTGCGCTAAACAGTTCGAATGCTCTAACAAGAGCAGCTTTAACATATAATTCTGCACAATATTTCTTATTGCCTAGGATGTTTGATTTACCGGA encodes:
- a CDS encoding EpsG family protein codes for the protein MIFYNIVFGILAFLSFVELFSYISGRSKKIIIKITVVILIIFSGFYSGPMGDYTTYKAYFENITNSHLTNFQDNRFEYLYELINVIIHWFTTKYYILRLVMALIVMGLWYKIYTYWQDENNKRYALTTLFILWSLNFGNIFIIRSTVAVSICVYSIRYIEGKNLKKFLLSVIIAMGFHTMSIIWAGAYFIFRKSAWKKFYYIILGLVVLFSNYMAKFVLEIASYLGERIYNSIYSYIMYGANQTFSVTYDNRFTTFKALLNIVFLLILFIYVVRRKEKMCTLQNEDRYLNLYLIGSIVYVIALNSSNALTRAALTYNSAQYFLLPRMFDLPEIRRNITIKFMTFMLFVTYLYMRMYMNINSNAYVPFTLI